From the genome of Anaerolineae bacterium, one region includes:
- a CDS encoding response regulator transcription factor — protein MSEPIKLVIVEDHEIFRTGLRRALELEEDLVIIGEAGDGPTAIDMAETLAPDVILMDINLPGMNGLQTTRIIKAQHPEINVIVLTAYHDDEQLLHALRAGASAYHPKEVSPTQLIETIRQVHAGHYVLGEKVLEKEQIADWLMRQFEEMSIAGTLPEDIEIFQPLTDREMEILRFIAQGRSNKEIAHTLNISQQTVKNHITSILRKLAVNDRTQAAVYALKRGWIRLQDTR, from the coding sequence ATGAGCGAGCCTATCAAACTGGTCATTGTGGAGGACCATGAGATCTTCCGCACCGGACTGCGCCGGGCCCTCGAGCTGGAGGAAGACCTGGTCATTATCGGCGAGGCCGGCGACGGCCCCACCGCCATTGACATGGCCGAAACCCTTGCGCCGGACGTCATTCTCATGGACATCAACCTGCCAGGCATGAACGGCCTGCAGACAACCCGCATCATCAAGGCCCAGCACCCGGAGATCAATGTCATCGTCCTGACCGCCTATCACGACGACGAACAGCTCCTGCATGCCCTGCGCGCCGGCGCCTCCGCCTACCATCCGAAAGAGGTCTCCCCCACCCAGCTCATCGAGACCATCCGCCAGGTGCACGCCGGCCACTACGTGCTGGGCGAGAAGGTGCTGGAAAAGGAGCAGATCGCCGACTGGCTGATGCGCCAGTTCGAGGAGATGTCCATCGCCGGCACCCTGCCCGAGGACATTGAGATATTCCAGCCCCTCACCGACCGCGAGATGGAAATCCTGCGCTTCATCGCCCAGGGCCGCAGTAACAAGGAAATCGCCCACACCCTGAACATCAGCCAGCAAACGGTGAAGAACCACATCACGTCCATCCTGCGCAAGCTGGCGGTCAACGACCGCACTCAGGCCGCCGTCTATGCCCTGAAGCGCGGCTGGATCCGGCTCCAGGACACCCGCTGA
- a CDS encoding TlpA family protein disulfide reductase, which translates to MQGSSSSRNLIILLVVGAVIIFAVGLGLAGAFAGRAPQIGEPAPAFRVTTIDGQVIDSSAMAGKVLVVNFFATWCQPCRQEASDLEALWGEYQDKGVLFVAIAYKDVDAKVREFVQQAGISFPVANSSTNIGRQFGVTGVPETYVIGPDGILRYRRIGVIDPPALRQVLNMLIP; encoded by the coding sequence ATGCAGGGTTCTTCATCCAGCCGCAATCTGATCATCCTGCTGGTGGTGGGTGCCGTCATCATTTTCGCGGTGGGGCTGGGGCTGGCCGGCGCGTTCGCCGGCCGCGCTCCCCAGATCGGTGAGCCGGCTCCGGCCTTTCGCGTGACGACCATAGACGGCCAGGTGATTGACTCGTCGGCGATGGCGGGGAAGGTGCTGGTGGTCAATTTCTTCGCCACATGGTGCCAGCCCTGCCGGCAGGAGGCCAGCGACCTGGAGGCACTGTGGGGTGAGTATCAGGACAAGGGGGTGCTCTTCGTGGCCATCGCCTATAAAGATGTGGATGCCAAGGTGCGCGAGTTCGTCCAGCAGGCCGGCATCTCGTTCCCGGTGGCGAATTCCAGCACAAACATCGGCCGGCAGTTCGGCGTGACGGGCGTGCCGGAGACCTATGTCATCGGCCCGGACGGCATCCTGCGCTATCGGCGCATCGGCGTGATCGATCCCCCTGCCCTGCGCCAGGTGCTGAACATGTTGATCCCATAG
- a CDS encoding HesA/MoeB/ThiF family protein: protein MTWSAESLDAALEQLARLQGDLRLIDLASVREISQQFGVSVREVELAALRRRIMPARYQRNLGTVGWEGQIRLLESTAAVVGAGGLGGWIIEGLARMGVGHLIVIDGDVFEENNLNRQAFSREDLLGQSKAEAARRRVHEVNRAVEVTAHHAWLTEENAASLLQGAEVVVDALDKLPVRMMLQDVCAWLGVPMVHGAIGGYIGQVTTIFPGDPGLRALYGNGPVPERGAEVEWGNPAGTPMMVAAWEIQETVKLLTGRGTPLRRRLLFMDAESGTVECFQLG, encoded by the coding sequence ATGACCTGGTCTGCTGAATCGCTCGATGCCGCACTGGAACAGCTCGCTCGCCTCCAGGGCGACCTCCGTTTGATTGATTTGGCTTCTGTACGGGAGATCTCCCAACAGTTTGGTGTCAGCGTGAGAGAGGTGGAGCTGGCGGCCCTGCGCCGGCGTATCATGCCGGCGCGCTATCAGCGCAACCTGGGCACCGTGGGCTGGGAAGGCCAGATTCGCCTGCTGGAGTCCACCGCGGCGGTGGTGGGCGCCGGCGGCCTGGGCGGCTGGATTATCGAGGGGCTTGCCCGCATGGGCGTGGGACATCTGATCGTCATTGACGGCGATGTCTTCGAGGAGAACAACCTGAACCGGCAGGCATTCTCTCGAGAGGACCTGCTGGGCCAGAGCAAGGCCGAAGCCGCCCGCCGGCGCGTCCACGAGGTCAACCGCGCGGTGGAAGTGACCGCCCATCACGCCTGGCTCACGGAGGAGAATGCGGCATCGCTCTTACAAGGGGCTGAGGTGGTGGTGGATGCGTTGGACAAACTGCCGGTTCGGATGATGCTCCAGGATGTGTGCGCCTGGCTCGGGGTGCCCATGGTGCACGGCGCCATCGGCGGGTATATCGGCCAGGTGACGACGATTTTCCCCGGCGACCCGGGCCTGCGGGCGCTGTATGGAAACGGCCCTGTGCCAGAGCGGGGCGCAGAGGTGGAATGGGGCAACCCCGCCGGCACCCCCATGATGGTGGCCGCTTGGGAAATTCAGGAGACCGTCAAGCTCCTCACCGGCCGCGGCACCCCCCTGCGCCGGCGCCTGCTGTTCATGGACGCGGAGTCCGGCACGGTGGAATGCTTCCAGTTGGGATAA
- a CDS encoding GNAT family N-acetyltransferase, producing MPGLEVRRLGQSDVPAMTAFLERDAPNNLFLLANLAQWGISSPYLRYFGAFRQGGLVGVLMFFRHSAGICWEDADALPLFGAIFQQASVTALSGCRRQIEPWMPFLPPAVPERTLHGVFAVLSPGDLRPWPARGERLATPDDVDMLVELYGRNLLFTYQAREEHRRRLLETLEAGGKIAFVERDGRAVSAARTSAIGHGMAMIGGVVTLPNYRGQGYATACTGLLSQELIASDHTPYLVYNPRDPAARRVYQRLGFQPYDEWIVMFWDA from the coding sequence ATGCCTGGACTTGAGGTCCGCCGGCTGGGGCAATCGGACGTGCCGGCGATGACGGCCTTTTTGGAGCGGGATGCCCCGAATAACCTGTTTCTCCTCGCCAATCTGGCACAGTGGGGCATCTCATCCCCTTATTTACGCTATTTCGGGGCCTTTCGCCAGGGTGGGCTGGTCGGGGTGCTGATGTTCTTTCGCCACAGCGCCGGCATCTGCTGGGAGGATGCCGATGCCCTGCCGTTATTCGGGGCGATTTTCCAGCAGGCCAGTGTGACGGCGTTGAGCGGTTGCCGGCGGCAAATCGAGCCGTGGATGCCGTTCCTGCCGCCGGCCGTCCCCGAGCGCACCCTGCACGGCGTGTTCGCCGTTCTGTCCCCCGGGGATCTGCGGCCCTGGCCGGCGCGCGGGGAACGCCTGGCAACCCCGGACGATGTGGACATGCTGGTAGAGCTGTACGGGCGCAATTTGCTGTTCACCTATCAGGCGCGGGAGGAGCACCGCCGGCGCCTGCTGGAAACGCTGGAGGCCGGCGGAAAGATCGCCTTCGTGGAGCGGGACGGCCGGGCGGTTTCCGCCGCCCGCACGTCCGCCATCGGGCACGGCATGGCCATGATCGGCGGGGTGGTCACCCTGCCCAATTATCGCGGGCAGGGGTACGCCACCGCCTGCACGGGGTTGTTGAGCCAGGAGCTTATTGCTTCGGACCACACGCCGTACCTGGTGTATAATCCCAGGGACCCTGCCGCCCGCAGGGTGTATCAGCGCCTGGGGTTCCAGCCGTATGATGAATGGATCGTGATGTTCTGGGATGCGTGA